The following proteins come from a genomic window of Sorex araneus isolate mSorAra2 chromosome 1, mSorAra2.pri, whole genome shotgun sequence:
- the ACTL7B gene encoding actin-like protein 7B yields the protein MAMRNSPSPKALGTAQGGLGEGGCPLAGPEAPALKAKARKARKIKALILDLGSQYCKCGYAGEPRPTYFISSTVGKRLSEGADAGDPRKDTFVGHELLRAEAPRRLVNPLRRGVVVDWDCVQSLCEYVFHTAMKIAPDEHAVLVSDPPLSPSSHREKYAELLFETFGVPAMHVTSQALLSIYSYGKTSGLVVESGHGVSHVVPISEGDVLPGLAGRGDYAGGDLTNYLLRLLNEGGHAFSDDHLHIMEHIKKKCCYAALQPDLEGRLGLDALRVDYELPDGQVITIGRERFQCAEMLFKPALVGSDDPGLPALTAACLDRCREAGFKEEMAHNVLLCGGCTMLDSFPERFQKELSLLCPDDSPAVSAAPERKTSVWTGGSILASLQAFQQLWVSKEEFVERGSAAIYSKC from the coding sequence ATGGCGATGAGGAACAGCCCTAGCCCCAaggccctgggcacagctcaAGGGGGCCTCGGGGAAGGCGGCTGCCCCCTGGCCGGCCCGGAGGCCCCCGCGCTGAAGGCCAAGGCCAGGAAGGCGCGCAAGATCAAGGCGCTCATCCTGGACCTGGGCTCGCAGTACTGCAAGTGCGGCTACGCGGGCGAGCCGCGGCCCACCTACTTCATCTCGTCCACCGTGGGCAAGCGGCTGAGCGAGGGCGCCGACGCGGGCGACCCCCGCAAGGACACCTTCGTGGGCCACGAGCTGCTGCGCGCCGAGGCGCCGCGCCGCCTGGTGAACCCGCTGCGGCGCGGCGTGGTGGTGGACTGGGACTGCGTGCAGAGCCTGTGCGAGTACGTCTTCCACACGGCCATGAAGATCGCGCCCGACGAGCACGCCGTGCTGGTGTCCGACCCGCcgctcagccccagcagccaccggGAGAAGTACGCCGAGCTGCTCTTCGAGACCTTCGGCGTGCCCGCCATGCACGTGACGTCGCAGGCGCTGCTGTCCATCTACTCGTACGGCAAGACGTCGGGGCTGGTGGTGGAGAGCGGCCACGGCGTGTCGCACGTGGTGCCCATCTCCGAGGGCGACGTGCTGCCCGGCCTGGCGGGCCGCGGCGACTACGCGGGCGGCGACCTCACAAACTACCTGCTGCGGCTGCTCAACGAGGGGGGCCACGCGTTCTCCGACGACCACCTGCACATCATGGAGCACATCAAGAAGAAGTGCTGCTACGCCGCGCTGCAGCCCGACCTCGAGGGCCGCCTGGGCCTGGATGCCCTGCGCGTCGACTACGAGCTCCCCGACGGCCAGGTCATCACCATCGGCCGCGAGCGCTTCCAGTGCGCCGAGATGCTCTTCAAGCCCGCCCTGGTGGGCAGCGACGACCCGGGGCTGCCCGCGCTCACCGCCGCCTGCCTGGACCGCTGCCGGGAGGCGGGCTTCAAGGAGGAGATGGCCCACAACGTGCTGCTGTGCGGCGGCTGCACCATGCTCGACAGCTTCCCCGAGCGCTTCCAGAAGGAGCTGAGCCTCCTCTGCCCCGACGACAGCCCCGCCGTGTCCGCCGCGCCCGAGAGGAAGACGTCGGTGTGGACCGGAGGCTCCATCCTGGCCTCCCTGCAGGCCTTCCAGCAGCTCTGGGTCAGCAAGGAAGAGTTCGTGGAGCGGGGGAGTGCGGCCATCTATAGCAAGTGCTGA